From Danaus plexippus chromosome 11, MEX_DaPlex, whole genome shotgun sequence, the proteins below share one genomic window:
- the LOC116765535 gene encoding uncharacterized protein LOC116765535 isoform X1: protein MKTITITEPINLRVVKFELEFSSLYDYKPKHRKKSKAINVPHINCEKKQNEIPNPPEIQCKQKKQNVKELVEELLNDIYADHRDWTTISGHGSTAASFTSSQSNCGEQSDFIEISYLESLDINELKDQVLEWKRCLQVAGERLAKCLRLRDRLHRQQKKLCAAFTVILRHLTGDANIRFGVTPGSEAPGEGGFTEWLHAMRLVARLPAGVPQHFRRKLWLTLAERHLTARGVDWPAAERACFRGTAQPDDTELSAQILKDLHRTGCSLFCGVEGRENQAMLRRVLLAYARWNKDVGYCQGFNMLAAIILEVMDKSESDSLKVMIYLVEAVLPEGYFADDLRGLSADMAAFRDLLRLRLPRLAQHMDHLQRISDGGGVEPPLPDVFTMQWFLTLYATWLPRESLLRIWDLILLDGNEVLLLTALAIWDMLQDRILSARSADEFYSCMGGGVGAVWEAGESLVVRVVAFNSVPELPRLRSLHRYRVTPPAPPNAPPVFHPPLQSAMQSMTKRGLRLFYSEDEGESSDEGNKMALATVATRREQRPGAGDRLSLDIGALKRQYARLRERQRQAHVILAAACARHAAVGVPTSPTSLTVNNLLLGKSAIVSSRGRRLGPPPGAVPPSRQTTNSNEKFERYSSRSSNDTISWEEEKTRKTLNRRNSVKWKDIKKDTALEFARKPSIDLDESGDGIIVSEIEANQMIASMRSRSSSETSSYSSRSESSTDTSLCDENEKASDSEADLPNDDKENNINSTKNKINLPTNSPPLYIEKQNNVLPSSKDTSMLPSPTSNQKSNSDDKSVKNITDYLGSAAGEPLRVYIDGFEMKLKDTQMVNNDSKSYTVVSPLKPVHSPQIDVESNNSFKHLQYEHRNNKKNTNLLKSKNKIHLSPIDLSPHNCVRKFHAPTKNHNKLETVSLNKRDDVSYTSPDIIDTFASYPNFVPDIDLSDKYMSDPESPLRSPESESLIVSEDEPPIPLKVDKYFEHSPEFFGARLTDPHSSNIPSRRATKRNSRLPKKTDSLTHNSGKNVKNDAERASSLPQPHTFVCKKSVSPEVKEEKKEGHKLRKKSFQHTEHVEKDFQKPIIEDIVIDKVNESPPCVKEYVLKSGRKNSERALQIIQENSQILSRILTKQNSNAAAKEKEIIDTTKTKLVEDDVTPTNTSKILTDFSLVKDSAAKLNLLKESTSDSLIGCLRRPSRGEPEDKNDFLRERPISIDDPFSFEIRNVLTSNDEFDIKNLKTPSIECLVNKPDYYGWENKGFLAKCDFRSNLNRQEISEDEYKKRTNIICHDSQHSIRNQNNLKGDWSSCSFSEESKISVTLPSSEMKDTSSFDRRYTSDDYNYPMTNSSKYNDFVISKASDICSKIIDRSPKIIDNVIKTENSQFSDFSHKVTSSISFTCEPSMEDDSPMGAKSNSSDTLCQITSLDQISTPISPKTFPNRDTPNLPKDSTEKSDTVKLESDDTCSAITSLLETDTLSSLSYPRSPSTGSYHPFPTRPAIRLPKDLGIKLGMYPKESFPSPQK from the exons ATGAAAACAATTACTATAACTGAGCCTATTAATTTAAGAGTAGTTAAGTTTGAACTCGAATTTTCATCGCTATACGACTATAAACCTAAACATCGCAAGAAAAGCAAAGCAATCAATGTCCCGCATATAAACTGtgaaaagaaacaaaacgAGATACCAAATCCACCAGAAATACAATGTAAACAAAAG aaGCAAAACGTAAAAGAATTGGTAGAAGaacttttaaatgatatttatgcTGATCATCGAGATTGGACAACCATTAGCGGTCACGG ATCGACTGCTGCATCTTTTACTTCCTCGCAATCAAACTGTGGAGAACAATCAGATTTCATCGAGATCAGCTATTTGGAATCTTTGG ATATCAATGAACTCAAAGACCAAGTTCTGGAATGGAAAAGGTGTCTGCAAGTAGCTGGGGAACGTTTAGCCAAATGTTTACGGTTACGTGATCGTCTGCACCGTCAACAGAAAAAGCTATGTGCAGCATTCACAGTAATTCTACGTCATTTAA ctGGCGATGCAAACATACGATTTGGGGTTACGCCAGGCAGCGAAGCCCCCGGCGAGGGTGGTTTTACGGAGTGGCTACACGCTATGCGTCTAGTTGCTCGCCTACCTGCTGGAGTACCACAGCACTTCCGCAGAAAG CTATGGTTGACGCTAGCAGAGCGCCACTTGACCGCGCGCGGGGTAGACTGGCCGGCCGCGGAGCGCGCGTGTTTTCGAGGCACCGCCCAGCCCGATGATACTGAACTGAGTGCTCAAATCCTTAAG gATCTGCACAGAACAGGCTGTTCCCTTTTTTGTGGAGTGGAAGGTCGCGAGAATCAAGCAATGCTTAGAAGAGTTTTGTTAGCTTACGCCAG gtGGAATAAGGATGTTGGTTATTGTCaaggttttaatatgttaGCAGCTATTATTTTGGAAGTTATGGATAAATCGGAATCAGATTCTTTAAAG gtaatgatttatttagtaGAGGCAGTTCTACCTGAAGGCTACTTTGCAGATGATCTTCGAGGTTTATCAGCTGATATGGCGGCTTTCAGAGATCTTTTGAGATTAAGACTACCGAGATTGGCACAACATATGGATCACTTGCAAAGAATATCTGACG gtgGTGGTGTAGAGCCTCCTTTGCCAGATGTATTCACTATGCAATGGTTTCTTACATTATACGCCACATGGCTACCTCGTGAGTCGTTGTTGAGAATTTGGGACTTAATCTTACTTGATGGCAATGAAGTTTTGTTACTGACTGCTTTGGCAATTTGGGATATGCTTCAGGA ccGGATTCTATCAGCGCGGTCTGCAGACGAGTTCTACAGCTGTATGGGTGGCGGTGTGGGAGCTGTATGGGAAGCTGGAGAATCTTTGGTAGTGCGGGTCGTTGCGTTTAACTCTGTCCCAGAGTTGCCAAGATTACGCAGTCTACATAGATACAGAGTAACACCGCCAGCACCTCCAAATGCACCCCCAGTATTTCACCCCCCTTTGCAATCAGCA ATGCAGTCTATGACTAAGCGAGGTTTAAGACTTTTCTATTCAGAAGACGAAGGAGAGTCTAGTGACGAAGGAAATAAAATGGCTTTAGCAACg GTGGCTACAAGACGAGAACAGAGACCTGGTGCTGGTGATAGGTTATCTCTCGATATTGGAGCCTTAAAACGACAATATGCTCGACTTCGTGAGAGGCAGCGACAGGCTCATGTCATTTTAGCGGCGGCCTGCGCGCGTCACGCAgctg TTGGTGTCCCGACTTCGCCAACATCCCTTACAGTCAACAACCTTCTCCTGGGAAAAAGTGCTATTGTGAGTTCAAGAGGACGAAGACTTGGACCTCCTCCGGGTGCAGTACCACCATCTCGTCAAACTACAAATTCTAATGAAAAATTCGAACGGTACAGTAGCAGATCTTCAAATGATACTATAAGTTGGGAAGAAGAAAAAACTCGCAAAACACTCAATAGGAGAAATTCTGTAAAAtggaaagatataaaaaaagatacgGCCTTAGAATTTGCTAGAAAACCATCTATTGATTTAGATGAATCTGGAGATGGAATTATTGTCTCTGAAATAGAAGCAAATCAAATGATTGCATCGATGAGATCACGAAGTTCTAGTGAAACATCGTCATATTCTTCGCGGTCTGAATCTAGTACAGACACAAGTCTTTgtgatgaaaatgaaaaagctAGTGATTCTGAAGCCGATTTACCCAATgatgataaagaaaataatataaatagcacgaaaaacaaaataaatttacccaCAAACTCCCCCCCTTTGTACATAGAAAAGCAAAATAATGTATTGCCTTCTTCTAAAGACACGTCAATGCTACCATCGCCTACTTCAAACCAAAAATCTAATTCAGACGATAAAAGTGTAAAGAATATAACAGATTATCTTGGCTCCGCTGCCGGGGAGCCATTACGCGTTTATATAGATGggtttgaaatgaaattaaaagacaCTCAAATGGTTAACAATGACAGCAAATCCTATACAGTTGTTAGTCCACTTAAACCCGTTCATTCACCACAGATAGACGTTGAAagcaataattcatttaaacacTTACAATATGAGCataggaataataaaaaaaatacaaatttattaaaatccaaaaataaaatacacctAAGTCCCATCGACTTGTCCCCTCATAATTGTGTAAGAAAATTTCATGCACCTAcaaaaaatcacaataaatTAGAAACAGTATCCTTAAATAAACGTGATGATGTTTCATATACATCTCCAGATATAATCGATACTTTTGCAAGCTACCCGAATTTCGTACCCGATATTGACTTGTCTGATAAATATATGTCAGACCCAGAAAGTCCCTTGAGAAGCCCTGAATCCGAAAGCCTCATTGTCAGTGAAGATGAACCTCCTATTCCATTAAaagtagataaatattttgaacatagCCCTGAATTTTTCGGAGCACGATTAACTGATCCTCACAGTTCAAACATACCGAGTAGACGAGCTACAAAAAGAAATTCACGTTTACCTAAAAAAACAGACTCTTTAACTCATAACAGtggaaaaaatgttaaaaacgaTGCAGAGAGAGCTTCATCTCTGCCACAACCTCATacttttgtatgtaaaaagtCTGTAAGTCCAGAAGTAAAGGAAGAGAAAAAAGAAGGCCATAAATTAAGGAAAAAGTCATTTCAACACACTGAACACGtagaaaaagattttcaaaAACCTATTATTGAAGATATTGTAATAGATAAAGTAAATGAAAGCCCTCCATGTGTCAAAGAGTATGTACTAAAATCAGGCCGAAAAAATAGCGAAAGAGctttacaaattatacaagaaaattcaCAAATATTGAGcagaattttaacaaaacaaaactctAATGCAGCAgctaaagaaaaagaaattatagatactacaaaaacaaaattagtcGAAGACGACGTAACACCTACCAAcacaagtaaaatattaacggATTTTTCTTTAGTCAAAGACAGCGCTGCTAaacttaatttacttaaagaaTCTACATCTGATTCTTTGATTGGTTGTTTAAGAAGACCTTCAAGAGGCGAACCAGAggataaaaatgattttcttaGAGAAAGACCTATATCAATTGATGACcctttttcttttgaaattcGTAATGTCTTAACATCAAACGatgaatttgatattaaaaatttaaaaacaccgAGCATTGAATGCCTCGTAAATAAACCAGATTATTACGGTTGGGAAAATAAGGGGTTCTTAGCAAAATGTGATTTTCGAAGCAATCTAAATCGACAAGAAATTTCGGAGGATGAATACAAAAAGAGAACCAACATCATTTGTCATGATTCGCAGCATAGCATAaggaatcaaaataatttaaaaggagACTGGTCCAGTTGCTCATTTTCAGAGGAGTCGAAAATATCAGTCACACTTCCTTCATCAGAAATGAAGGACACTTCATCATTTGATCGTCGCTACACTTCGGACGATTATAACTATCCTATGACGAATTCCagcaaatataatgattttgttatatcaaagGCTAGTGATAtatgtagtaaaataatagatcGAAGTCCTAAAATTATcgataatgtaataaaaaccgAAAATAGTCAATTTAGTGACTTTTCACACAAGGTTACATCATCTATTAGTTTTACATGTGAACCATCAATGGAAGACGATTCTCCAATGGGTGCAAAAAGTAATTCTAGTGATACATTGTGTCAAATTACTTCTTTAGATCAAATATCTACACCTATATCACCAAAAACTTTTCCCAATAGAGACACACCAAATTTGCCTAAAGATTCAACAGAAAAAAGTGACACTGTTAAACTAGAATCAGACGATACTTGCAGCGCCATTACTTCTCTTCTAGAAACGGATACATTATCTTCTTTGTCTTACCCTCGCAGTCCATCGACTGGATCTTACCATCCTTTTCCGACGAGACCTGCTATTCGTCTGCCAAAAGATCTTGGAATTAAACTAGGAATGTATCCTAAAGAATCTTTTCCTTCTCCGCAGAAATGA
- the LOC116765535 gene encoding uncharacterized protein LOC116765535 isoform X2 translates to MSAILNSLRNLASSAKTASAGDANIRFGVTPGSEAPGEGGFTEWLHAMRLVARLPAGVPQHFRRKLWLTLAERHLTARGVDWPAAERACFRGTAQPDDTELSAQILKDLHRTGCSLFCGVEGRENQAMLRRVLLAYARWNKDVGYCQGFNMLAAIILEVMDKSESDSLKVMIYLVEAVLPEGYFADDLRGLSADMAAFRDLLRLRLPRLAQHMDHLQRISDGGGVEPPLPDVFTMQWFLTLYATWLPRESLLRIWDLILLDGNEVLLLTALAIWDMLQDRILSARSADEFYSCMGGGVGAVWEAGESLVVRVVAFNSVPELPRLRSLHRYRVTPPAPPNAPPVFHPPLQSAMQSMTKRGLRLFYSEDEGESSDEGNKMALATVATRREQRPGAGDRLSLDIGALKRQYARLRERQRQAHVILAAACARHAAVGVPTSPTSLTVNNLLLGKSAIVSSRGRRLGPPPGAVPPSRQTTNSNEKFERYSSRSSNDTISWEEEKTRKTLNRRNSVKWKDIKKDTALEFARKPSIDLDESGDGIIVSEIEANQMIASMRSRSSSETSSYSSRSESSTDTSLCDENEKASDSEADLPNDDKENNINSTKNKINLPTNSPPLYIEKQNNVLPSSKDTSMLPSPTSNQKSNSDDKSVKNITDYLGSAAGEPLRVYIDGFEMKLKDTQMVNNDSKSYTVVSPLKPVHSPQIDVESNNSFKHLQYEHRNNKKNTNLLKSKNKIHLSPIDLSPHNCVRKFHAPTKNHNKLETVSLNKRDDVSYTSPDIIDTFASYPNFVPDIDLSDKYMSDPESPLRSPESESLIVSEDEPPIPLKVDKYFEHSPEFFGARLTDPHSSNIPSRRATKRNSRLPKKTDSLTHNSGKNVKNDAERASSLPQPHTFVCKKSVSPEVKEEKKEGHKLRKKSFQHTEHVEKDFQKPIIEDIVIDKVNESPPCVKEYVLKSGRKNSERALQIIQENSQILSRILTKQNSNAAAKEKEIIDTTKTKLVEDDVTPTNTSKILTDFSLVKDSAAKLNLLKESTSDSLIGCLRRPSRGEPEDKNDFLRERPISIDDPFSFEIRNVLTSNDEFDIKNLKTPSIECLVNKPDYYGWENKGFLAKCDFRSNLNRQEISEDEYKKRTNIICHDSQHSIRNQNNLKGDWSSCSFSEESKISVTLPSSEMKDTSSFDRRYTSDDYNYPMTNSSKYNDFVISKASDICSKIIDRSPKIIDNVIKTENSQFSDFSHKVTSSISFTCEPSMEDDSPMGAKSNSSDTLCQITSLDQISTPISPKTFPNRDTPNLPKDSTEKSDTVKLESDDTCSAITSLLETDTLSSLSYPRSPSTGSYHPFPTRPAIRLPKDLGIKLGMYPKESFPSPQK, encoded by the exons ATGAGTGCTATTCTGAATTCTCTCAGGAACTTGGCAAGTTCTGCGAAGACTGCCTCAG ctGGCGATGCAAACATACGATTTGGGGTTACGCCAGGCAGCGAAGCCCCCGGCGAGGGTGGTTTTACGGAGTGGCTACACGCTATGCGTCTAGTTGCTCGCCTACCTGCTGGAGTACCACAGCACTTCCGCAGAAAG CTATGGTTGACGCTAGCAGAGCGCCACTTGACCGCGCGCGGGGTAGACTGGCCGGCCGCGGAGCGCGCGTGTTTTCGAGGCACCGCCCAGCCCGATGATACTGAACTGAGTGCTCAAATCCTTAAG gATCTGCACAGAACAGGCTGTTCCCTTTTTTGTGGAGTGGAAGGTCGCGAGAATCAAGCAATGCTTAGAAGAGTTTTGTTAGCTTACGCCAG gtGGAATAAGGATGTTGGTTATTGTCaaggttttaatatgttaGCAGCTATTATTTTGGAAGTTATGGATAAATCGGAATCAGATTCTTTAAAG gtaatgatttatttagtaGAGGCAGTTCTACCTGAAGGCTACTTTGCAGATGATCTTCGAGGTTTATCAGCTGATATGGCGGCTTTCAGAGATCTTTTGAGATTAAGACTACCGAGATTGGCACAACATATGGATCACTTGCAAAGAATATCTGACG gtgGTGGTGTAGAGCCTCCTTTGCCAGATGTATTCACTATGCAATGGTTTCTTACATTATACGCCACATGGCTACCTCGTGAGTCGTTGTTGAGAATTTGGGACTTAATCTTACTTGATGGCAATGAAGTTTTGTTACTGACTGCTTTGGCAATTTGGGATATGCTTCAGGA ccGGATTCTATCAGCGCGGTCTGCAGACGAGTTCTACAGCTGTATGGGTGGCGGTGTGGGAGCTGTATGGGAAGCTGGAGAATCTTTGGTAGTGCGGGTCGTTGCGTTTAACTCTGTCCCAGAGTTGCCAAGATTACGCAGTCTACATAGATACAGAGTAACACCGCCAGCACCTCCAAATGCACCCCCAGTATTTCACCCCCCTTTGCAATCAGCA ATGCAGTCTATGACTAAGCGAGGTTTAAGACTTTTCTATTCAGAAGACGAAGGAGAGTCTAGTGACGAAGGAAATAAAATGGCTTTAGCAACg GTGGCTACAAGACGAGAACAGAGACCTGGTGCTGGTGATAGGTTATCTCTCGATATTGGAGCCTTAAAACGACAATATGCTCGACTTCGTGAGAGGCAGCGACAGGCTCATGTCATTTTAGCGGCGGCCTGCGCGCGTCACGCAgctg TTGGTGTCCCGACTTCGCCAACATCCCTTACAGTCAACAACCTTCTCCTGGGAAAAAGTGCTATTGTGAGTTCAAGAGGACGAAGACTTGGACCTCCTCCGGGTGCAGTACCACCATCTCGTCAAACTACAAATTCTAATGAAAAATTCGAACGGTACAGTAGCAGATCTTCAAATGATACTATAAGTTGGGAAGAAGAAAAAACTCGCAAAACACTCAATAGGAGAAATTCTGTAAAAtggaaagatataaaaaaagatacgGCCTTAGAATTTGCTAGAAAACCATCTATTGATTTAGATGAATCTGGAGATGGAATTATTGTCTCTGAAATAGAAGCAAATCAAATGATTGCATCGATGAGATCACGAAGTTCTAGTGAAACATCGTCATATTCTTCGCGGTCTGAATCTAGTACAGACACAAGTCTTTgtgatgaaaatgaaaaagctAGTGATTCTGAAGCCGATTTACCCAATgatgataaagaaaataatataaatagcacgaaaaacaaaataaatttacccaCAAACTCCCCCCCTTTGTACATAGAAAAGCAAAATAATGTATTGCCTTCTTCTAAAGACACGTCAATGCTACCATCGCCTACTTCAAACCAAAAATCTAATTCAGACGATAAAAGTGTAAAGAATATAACAGATTATCTTGGCTCCGCTGCCGGGGAGCCATTACGCGTTTATATAGATGggtttgaaatgaaattaaaagacaCTCAAATGGTTAACAATGACAGCAAATCCTATACAGTTGTTAGTCCACTTAAACCCGTTCATTCACCACAGATAGACGTTGAAagcaataattcatttaaacacTTACAATATGAGCataggaataataaaaaaaatacaaatttattaaaatccaaaaataaaatacacctAAGTCCCATCGACTTGTCCCCTCATAATTGTGTAAGAAAATTTCATGCACCTAcaaaaaatcacaataaatTAGAAACAGTATCCTTAAATAAACGTGATGATGTTTCATATACATCTCCAGATATAATCGATACTTTTGCAAGCTACCCGAATTTCGTACCCGATATTGACTTGTCTGATAAATATATGTCAGACCCAGAAAGTCCCTTGAGAAGCCCTGAATCCGAAAGCCTCATTGTCAGTGAAGATGAACCTCCTATTCCATTAAaagtagataaatattttgaacatagCCCTGAATTTTTCGGAGCACGATTAACTGATCCTCACAGTTCAAACATACCGAGTAGACGAGCTACAAAAAGAAATTCACGTTTACCTAAAAAAACAGACTCTTTAACTCATAACAGtggaaaaaatgttaaaaacgaTGCAGAGAGAGCTTCATCTCTGCCACAACCTCATacttttgtatgtaaaaagtCTGTAAGTCCAGAAGTAAAGGAAGAGAAAAAAGAAGGCCATAAATTAAGGAAAAAGTCATTTCAACACACTGAACACGtagaaaaagattttcaaaAACCTATTATTGAAGATATTGTAATAGATAAAGTAAATGAAAGCCCTCCATGTGTCAAAGAGTATGTACTAAAATCAGGCCGAAAAAATAGCGAAAGAGctttacaaattatacaagaaaattcaCAAATATTGAGcagaattttaacaaaacaaaactctAATGCAGCAgctaaagaaaaagaaattatagatactacaaaaacaaaattagtcGAAGACGACGTAACACCTACCAAcacaagtaaaatattaacggATTTTTCTTTAGTCAAAGACAGCGCTGCTAaacttaatttacttaaagaaTCTACATCTGATTCTTTGATTGGTTGTTTAAGAAGACCTTCAAGAGGCGAACCAGAggataaaaatgattttcttaGAGAAAGACCTATATCAATTGATGACcctttttcttttgaaattcGTAATGTCTTAACATCAAACGatgaatttgatattaaaaatttaaaaacaccgAGCATTGAATGCCTCGTAAATAAACCAGATTATTACGGTTGGGAAAATAAGGGGTTCTTAGCAAAATGTGATTTTCGAAGCAATCTAAATCGACAAGAAATTTCGGAGGATGAATACAAAAAGAGAACCAACATCATTTGTCATGATTCGCAGCATAGCATAaggaatcaaaataatttaaaaggagACTGGTCCAGTTGCTCATTTTCAGAGGAGTCGAAAATATCAGTCACACTTCCTTCATCAGAAATGAAGGACACTTCATCATTTGATCGTCGCTACACTTCGGACGATTATAACTATCCTATGACGAATTCCagcaaatataatgattttgttatatcaaagGCTAGTGATAtatgtagtaaaataatagatcGAAGTCCTAAAATTATcgataatgtaataaaaaccgAAAATAGTCAATTTAGTGACTTTTCACACAAGGTTACATCATCTATTAGTTTTACATGTGAACCATCAATGGAAGACGATTCTCCAATGGGTGCAAAAAGTAATTCTAGTGATACATTGTGTCAAATTACTTCTTTAGATCAAATATCTACACCTATATCACCAAAAACTTTTCCCAATAGAGACACACCAAATTTGCCTAAAGATTCAACAGAAAAAAGTGACACTGTTAAACTAGAATCAGACGATACTTGCAGCGCCATTACTTCTCTTCTAGAAACGGATACATTATCTTCTTTGTCTTACCCTCGCAGTCCATCGACTGGATCTTACCATCCTTTTCCGACGAGACCTGCTATTCGTCTGCCAAAAGATCTTGGAATTAAACTAGGAATGTATCCTAAAGAATCTTTTCCTTCTCCGCAGAAATGA
- the LOC116765706 gene encoding piercer of microtubule wall 1 protein isoform X2 has product MPLCDINSFRRKGMSEAETSDNVEPGFCSAICTDRESLQREIQKPELKTSDMFATCNLPKRFEHPHWFNGYGCQVSKQHPFYRTSANEYGWYPPGQHSIPSVFFPKSQKFSNQLANAGMYRNYSLNTSMDPPPPK; this is encoded by the exons atGCCTCTATGTGACATTAACTCATTTAGAAGAAAAG GAATGAGTGAGGCTGAAACATCAGATAATGTAGAACCCGGTTTCTGTTCCGCAATATGTACGGACAGAGAAAGTTTGCAAAGAGAGATTCAGAAGCCCGAACTGAAGACGTCTGATATGTTCGCAACTTGCAATCTACCGAAGAGATTCGAGCACCCTC ATTGGTTTAATGGTTATGGATGTCAAGTTAGCAAGCAGCACCCGTTTTATAGAACTTCAGCCAATGAATACGGCTGGTATCCACCGg gtCAACATTCAATACCGTCCGTGTTTTTTCCAAAGAGTCAAAAGTTTTCCAATCAACTAGCGAATGCTGGCATGTACAGGAATTACTCTCTCAACACATCCATGGATCCTCCTCCTCCTAAATAA
- the LOC116765706 gene encoding piercer of microtubule wall 1 protein isoform X1, giving the protein MPLCDINSFRRKGMSEAETSDNVEPGFCSAICTDRESLQREIQKPELKTSDMFATCNLPKRFEHPHWFNGYGCQVSKQHPFYRTSANEYGWYPPGFSSVPTVFFPAGQTFTNRLAAAGMYRNYSLNTGMDPVGYR; this is encoded by the exons atGCCTCTATGTGACATTAACTCATTTAGAAGAAAAG GAATGAGTGAGGCTGAAACATCAGATAATGTAGAACCCGGTTTCTGTTCCGCAATATGTACGGACAGAGAAAGTTTGCAAAGAGAGATTCAGAAGCCCGAACTGAAGACGTCTGATATGTTCGCAACTTGCAATCTACCGAAGAGATTCGAGCACCCTC ATTGGTTTAATGGTTATGGATGTCAAGTTAGCAAGCAGCACCCGTTTTATAGAACTTCAGCCAATGAATACGGCTGGTATCCACCGg gTTTCTCGTCAGTTCCCACTGTATTCTTTCCGGCTGGTCAAACGTTTACAAACCGCCTAGCCGCCGCTGGCATGTACCGAAACTACAGCCTCAACACCGGCATGGATCCTGTTGGTTATcgataa
- the LOC116765706 gene encoding piercer of microtubule wall 1 protein isoform X3 encodes MSEAETSDNVEPGFCSAICTDRESLQREIQKPELKTSDMFATCNLPKRFEHPHWFNGYGCQVSKQHPFYRTSANEYGWYPPGFSSVPTVFFPAGQTFTNRLAAAGMYRNYSLNTGMDPVGYR; translated from the exons ATGAGTGAGGCTGAAACATCAGATAATGTAGAACCCGGTTTCTGTTCCGCAATATGTACGGACAGAGAAAGTTTGCAAAGAGAGATTCAGAAGCCCGAACTGAAGACGTCTGATATGTTCGCAACTTGCAATCTACCGAAGAGATTCGAGCACCCTC ATTGGTTTAATGGTTATGGATGTCAAGTTAGCAAGCAGCACCCGTTTTATAGAACTTCAGCCAATGAATACGGCTGGTATCCACCGg gTTTCTCGTCAGTTCCCACTGTATTCTTTCCGGCTGGTCAAACGTTTACAAACCGCCTAGCCGCCGCTGGCATGTACCGAAACTACAGCCTCAACACCGGCATGGATCCTGTTGGTTATcgataa